The uncultured Desulfatiglans sp. DNA window AATCAACACCGTCAGGTTCGAACGTCCAAACCGATCCCACTTTCAAAACCTTGCGGACACGCTGGCCTGTGATCGGGTGGCAGTAACTGATCGCGTAGGATGGACCGTCTTTCCCTTCCCGGATATAGATGCCCCTGTGTTTCGTCTCGGTCATACAATCAACATTTTCGAGCACAAAGCTCAAGAAATTTGTTGCTGCGATCTTTTAGGGTCTGTCTTTAGTAAAACATCAAAATCGCGCACCAATGACGCCCTTGAGTCATTTTCAAAAAAAAATTGGATCTTTGCCTTTCCTGAAGATTTAACTGGAATGTTTGCTATAATAGAAGATATAACAACATCTGAACCTAGCTTGCCTTCCATTTCAGTCTCTAAATTAACCGTCAAAGGCTTATTCCCCGGCAGAGATAACACAAAGCGACATTTAGTAAATATATTTTTCACAGCGTTAAGTATAACGCAAACGCATAAACTCCTAAGGACCATAGGCATTTGTGGCAAAACTACATCTTTATGGTATATTCCCATCATTGATAGTTTACCACCGACCTCTTCCCTGACATCATCACATAAAATCAAAGCCGCGTATCTCGCATATTTCATACCATAAACTCTCAATGTGCATATTCAGATTCATTTTCATTTGAAAAATTGGTTACGATACTCACATGTGAGTCCGAGCTACTTTCTGGCCATAAATTTGCAATTAAAATATTTTTATTTAAAAGATAAATATCCTCTTTAATATGAAGCAACTTTTTTTCGATATTGCTAACAGACGAACGTGCTGATAACATTTGAACCATTAAGGTGTTTAGCGAGACACCCTCTTGTTTCGCTTGTATTGACAATGACTTGTGAAGGCTTTTTGGTAGACGAATCCTGATTTGACCACTATATTCAGCCACATATTCAGGATCAGGCAAAATCTCGCCATCCTCCTCCATAACTTTAATAAAAAGCTCCTTGGCTACTGAGAGTTCCTTAAGGGCTTCTTCAGGGCTATCGCCAAAAGCAGACAACCCTTCTAGCTCAGGAACTATAGCAATATACGCCTCATCCTCTTCACTCCATTGCACGATAGCCGAATATTTCGGTTGCATTACTCGCACTCTTCCTATCTAATAAGTTCAAGTTCTATAAGCTTATTTATAAGTTGTCTTACTTGGTATGCTTTAGCCATGCCATCTTTCTCTTGCAAAGACAAACTAAAAGCAGGTGGCTCTTTGCGCGTATAGACCTTATGGCTACCATCCCCCTGCCTCAATACCATTCCGGAGTACTCGCAGAGTTTGCATAACTCAGAAAATCTAACATTTTTAGGATTTTCAATAGCTTTTCTGATAAGTTTATCAATTTGCGCCATAACATTCGCCCTTATGGTACCACATATGGAACCTTAAGATCGTAAAAAAATGCATAGCTATTTATTTTTTTCTCCTTCGCCCAAGGCCTTTTCAATCCCTTCTCACCCCCGCATCGGTCACAGGAGTCGGTCTTGACCAGTTTCCGGCGGAGGCTTTTCTTCATGGCCCCGGATGCAGTCTGCCTCCTTCCATCCTTCCTTCTGGGATCAGGTTTTGCCATCAATACGGCGATTACGCCATTTAGCCAGTTTCCATCCGGAAATGGTCTTTTTGGCCAATCTCGGCGTCAATCTGCACGTTTGCTTGTGCGGCGACCTGCAGGTCGCCTCCGCGCAAATGATTGATTTCCTTGATATTGGCCAAAAATCCTCATTTCCGGATTGGAAACTTAGTCCTACCGCGAAATCATTTCCGGATGGACATCTAGTCAGTTTTTTCCTTAACACTCGCTTTACATCTGAACAAGAAAAAACCCAAGACTTGCCCAGCACTGCATCCACAGGTCAAAAACCGGCGTTCACACCTCATCCCATACCGCGCTCAAGGCCTTCGCCTGCTCGTCGATCCTGGCGCGTCCTGCTACGTTCCTGGAGGGCACTAAGGGCAAAAAGAAACCGCGGACCGTCGGGCAACGGCAATGAAAACCTTGCCTCCTGCTGGGAAAAAAGCCTTGCAAGAACCCTGCGCAGCAAGGATTTCAGCTGTTCCTACCTCCTGATTTGCGACCAAATTGTGACCAACTTCTTCGGAAATGCCACCCAAAAAGGCCAAAAACAACGAAAATGTCACACAAGAAAAGGGTTTAAGCTCAAAGCCTAAACCCTTGTTTTTACTGGTGCCGGAGGTCGGAATCGAACCGACATGGACGCAAGGTCCACTGGATTTTGAGTCCAGCGCGTCTACCAGTTTCACCACTCCGGCATTTAATCAAAAAATTATAATTAAAACCTAAAACCTATGTCAATAGCATATTGACTTTATCATTCAGCATCTGATAGGTTAAAAAAATTTTGGGGCTGTAGCTCAGTTGGGAGAGCGCATGACTGGCAGTCATGAGGTCGTCGGTTCGATCCCGATCAGCTCCACCAGAGCATGCACGTGATCAGAGGGAGTGTCCGCAAACGGAGGCTCCCTCTTTTTTTTCGCTCCAGGCGGATTGGCAGTCATATTGCATCCTTGGTGCAATTTAGACGGACCGCCCTTCGAAAAGCGTTTAGGACTCCGTCTATATGCCTCAGCAGCCAGAAAAATCTTCGACGTCCCTGGTTCTTTAAAGGTCGAAGACGCGCCCTACGGCGGCGATGGTGAAGCGGTCGCCGAGGAGGCGGGCCAGTTCGAGCGTCGGGCCGAGGCCGGTGCAGTGCGAGACCGCCAGGAGGGAGACGGAAAACTGTCGGATCCTTTCGGCGAAGGCCGGGACCGTCTCGGGTCCGTAAAACATGAGATGCGTCCCTCCGAGGATCGCGTGGAGCCGATGGATCCCCATGTCATGTTCCAGGTAATCGAGGATGTTAAGCACCCCGGCATGGGCGCAGCCGAGCAGCAGGATCGGGCCCTTGTCCGTCTGGATCAGGAGGCTTGCATCGTCCGGGATGAGATCGGGGCCGATCCGGCCTTCTTGTTCGAGGAGGAGCCGGTCGTCCTTCGGCCGCCGCTCGACGGGCGGGTTCAGTCCAGCCAGGAACCAGATGCCGGGGGCCGCCTCCTCGGTGTGGTCCAGAAAGCGGAACCGGGCGCCTTTCGCCTCCAGGCTCTCGCGCGTGAACGGGCAGCCGATGTAGCGCGGCGCGGTGTCGCCGCGAGACGGGTCCTCCACCATGTGGCGGGCGAAGACATCGGGGTGCGCAACGATCTCGACGAGTCCGGCCTGGCCGACGGCATATTCAAGCCCCCCCGTGTGGTCGTAGTGTCCATGGCTGATGAAGATCCTGGAGAGGCCTTTCAGGTCGGTCTTGAAGCGCTTCAGGTTGAGGGGCAGCGAAAGGCCCGGCCCCGTGTCGAAGAGGGAGCGTTCCCCGTCGCGTTCGATCAGGACGCTGAACCCATGCTCCCCAATGAAGCCCGAGCCCATGATGCAATTATCACAGAGGATGGAGAGTCTCGTTTTCATGGCTTTTCCCTTTCTTTTCCAACCGTGTCCATCCGGATATGTTCAACGAGCATGGACCGATGTCCAATCCGGAAATCATGTTTCGTCTTCACGGGCTTGCCCTGCTCAGTCCCATTCTTGCGGGATAGATCCCGGTTCTTTCAAACTCGGCAAATCGCTCTTTGGACGATATTCAAGAAATCTCATGTTTGCGCGGAGCCAACCTTTGGTTCGCCGCACAAGCAAACGTACAAATCGTCGCCGAGATCGGCCGGAAAGCTCTTTACCGGATGGAAATCGGCAACGATCAATGTAACCTAACCCGCGTGATTTATAGAACGAAGCCGTCGATTCTGTCCAGGCAAGAAATTCCCAACTGGGGGAATCGAACAGGCAAGATCGATAGGAAAAGCGCAGCAGGCCTGTTTCCTCCGCTGGCGCGACCCTTTGCCGGCGGGCCCGGATTCGACGAATGCGCTACGCGCCCGGCCCGGGGCGTGCATCCGCAGGGGACTCGGGCTCGAGGCGCCCTTCGGGGGCGCGGCGCGCCGGGCTGAAAAGCCGGACCACATCATCGACGACCAGGTAAAGGCACGGCACCAGGATGAGGGTGATGAGCGTCGCGAACACGATGCCGAAACCGAGGGAAATCGCCATCGGTATCATGAACCGGGCCTGCCGCGAGGTCTCGAAGATCATGGGGGCCAGCCCCCCGAAGGTGGTGAGCGTCGTCAGAAGGATGGGCCGGAAGCGCTGAATGCCGGCGGCCTGAACCGCGTCATGGGCGGATGCCCCCGCCCGGCGCAGCCGGTTGGTGTATTCGATCAGAACGAGGGAGTCGTTCACGACGACGCCCGAGAGGGCGACGACGCCGAACATGCTCATGACGCTCAGGCTGTAGCCCATGAGCATGTGGCCCAGGACCGCCCCGACGATGCCGAACGGAATACTCACCATCACGATCGCCGGCTGGGCATAGCTCTTGAACGGAACGGCAAGGAGGGCGTAGATCGCCAGCATGGCCAGCAGCAGACCCTGCACCAGGCTCTGCATGCTCTCGGCCATGTCCGCCTGTTTTCCCTCGAGGCTGTAGCGCAGACCGGGATATCGGTCCATCAGCATCGGCAGCGTGTCGGCCTTGACGGCGTTCAGGACCCATCCCGCCTGGCTCTGCGGCTCAACGTCCGCCGTCACGTAAATCACCCGCCGGCCGGCGCGCCGGTCGATCTCCGTATAGGCCCGGCCGCGCTCGATGTCCACCGCCTGGCGGAGGGGCACCTCGGTGCCGCCGTTCGGAGTCCGCAGCATCAGTTCCTCGATGTTGTATTCCGAGACGCGCTCCTCGAGCGGCAGGCGCACCATCACCTTGACCTCGTTCCGGCCCCTCTGCTGACGCAGGACCTCGGCCCCGTAGAAGGCATTGCGCACCTGCCGGGCCACTTCCTGGGCCGTCAGCCCGAGCGCCCTGCCTTCCGGCCGGACCGTGAAATCCAGCTGCTGCTTCCCGGGCGAAAACCCGTCATCGATGTCCTTGACGATGGCAAAACCCTGCAGGGCGTCCGCCAGGTCTTCCCCGGCCTTTTCGAGGACCCCGAGATCCGGGTGGGTCAATTCGACGGTGAGGGCCGCCCCCGAACCGGGTCCCCCCCGGTCGGACTGGAGGGACAGCCTCTCGAGCCCGGCGATCTCACCCACCTTCCTGCGCCACTCTTCGATGAACCGGGCCGTCGAGATCGGGCGGACCTCGGGGTCCGTCAGATACACGCGGACCTGGAGGGCGTGTCCGCCGCCCACACCCTCGTCGCTGCTGCCGATCTCGGCATAGATCCCTTCCACGAGCCGGTCGCCGCCGTTTTCCTCCGCCACCTCGCGCGCCGTCCGAATCAGGTGGTCGCGCACGGCTTCGGTCCGCGACACCGCGGATCCGTAAGGAAGCGCCGCCTCCACAAAGGCGTAGTCCGCTTCGATCTTGGGGAAAAGGGTCATCCCCATCCGCCCGCTCATGATATAGCTGACCGTCAGCAGGAGAACCGCCGCCCCGACAGCCAGCGTCAGGTAGCGGTTCCTCAGGGCCGCGTCCACAAACGGGCCGTACCGGTCCCGCACATTCCTCGAAAACCAGGCGCTGAAGCCCTGCTGCCGGTCGTGAAACCACCCGAAGAGGCCTTTCGGTGCGCGCTGGCGCTGGTGCCCGAGATGGGCCGGCAGGAT harbors:
- a CDS encoding hypothetical protein (Evidence 5 : Unknown function) is translated as MIVADFHPVKSFPADLGDDLYVCLCGEPKVGSAQT
- a CDS encoding conserved hypothetical protein (Evidence 4 : Unknown function but conserved in other organisms); protein product: MQPKYSAIVQWSEEDEAYIAIVPELEGLSAFGDSPEEALKELSVAKELFIKVMEEDGEILPDPEYVAEYSGQIRIRLPKSLHKSLSIQAKQEGVSLNTLMVQMLSARSSVSNIEKKLLHIKEDIYLLNKNILIANLWPESSSDSHVSIVTNFSNENESEYAH
- a CDS encoding Acriflavin resistance protein; translation: MSPKMTEGLDPTTKRGPIAYMARNHVAANLLMVVFLVGGLIWGSRIKQEVFPDFDLDIVTVSVLYPGASPEEVEQGIVLAVEEAVLGLDGVDKVTATAREGVGTVTIEVLVGADIQKLAQDVQNEVDRITSFPEEAEEPRVEIATRRREVVTLIIYGEQEERVLRDAAERIRDGLLQEPGITQVELSGARNLEIGIEVPQQNLRNHNLTLEEVARRVRAAAVEVAGGGVKTEGGEILVRMKERRDWGREFARIPVITTNDGTQVRLEDIAVIIDGFEDTDYYATYDGKPAIMVAVYRVGDQTPISVSSAVKSFLDRYRPSLAPGLSIAVLNDRSDIYRQRLELLLTNGLIGLGLVFLVLGVFLEARLAFWVALGIPISFLGGLLFLPTLGVSINMMSMFAFIVALGIVVDDAIVVGENVYHNRQEGMSMMAAAIQGAREVSMPVTFSILTNVVAFLPLAFVPGIIGKIFMTIPLVVITVFMVSLLESLLILPAHLGHQRQRAPKGLFGWFHDRQQGFSAWFSRNVRDRYGPFVDAALRNRYLTLAVGAAVLLLTVSYIMSGRMGMTLFPKIEADYAFVEAALPYGSAVSRTEAVRDHLIRTAREVAEENGGDRLVEGIYAEIGSSDEGVGGGHALQVRVYLTDPEVRPISTARFIEEWRRKVGEIAGLERLSLQSDRGGPGSGAALTVELTHPDLGVLEKAGEDLADALQGFAIVKDIDDGFSPGKQQLDFTVRPEGRALGLTAQEVARQVRNAFYGAEVLRQQRGRNEVKVMVRLPLEERVSEYNIEELMLRTPNGGTEVPLRQAVDIERGRAYTEIDRRAGRRVIYVTADVEPQSQAGWVLNAVKADTLPMLMDRYPGLRYSLEGKQADMAESMQSLVQGLLLAMLAIYALLAVPFKSYAQPAIVMVSIPFGIVGAVLGHMLMGYSLSVMSMFGVVALSGVVVNDSLVLIEYTNRLRRAGASAHDAVQAAGIQRFRPILLTTLTTFGGLAPMIFETSRQARFMIPMAISLGFGIVFATLITLILVPCLYLVVDDVVRLFSPARRAPEGRLEPESPADARPGPGA
- a CDS encoding hypothetical protein (Evidence 5 : Unknown function), whose translation is MKKSLRRKLVKTDSCDRCGGEKGLKRPWAKEKKINSYAFFYDLKVPYVVP
- a CDS encoding conserved hypothetical protein (Evidence 4 : Unknown function but conserved in other organisms) gives rise to the protein MAQIDKLIRKAIENPKNVRFSELCKLCEYSGMVLRQGDGSHKVYTRKEPPAFSLSLQEKDGMAKAYQVRQLINKLIELELIR
- a CDS encoding hypothetical protein (Evidence 5 : Unknown function); the encoded protein is MTETKHRGIYIREGKDGPSYAISYCHPITGQRVRKVLKVGSVWTFEPDGVDFGQIIDPIAFE
- a CDS encoding hypothetical protein (Evidence 5 : Unknown function) gives rise to the protein MQSASFHPSFWDQVLPSIRRLRHLASFHPEMVFLANLGVNLHVCLCGDLQVASAQMIDFLDIGQKSSFPDWKLSPTAKSFPDGHLVSFFLNTRFTSEQEKTQDLPSTASTGQKPAFTPHPIPRSRPSPARRSWRVLLRSWRALRAKRNRGPSGNGNENLASCWEKSLARTLRSKDFSCSYLLICDQIVTNFFGNATQKGQKQRKCHTRKGFKLKA
- a CDS encoding hypothetical protein (Evidence 5 : Unknown function), with translation MPPKKAKNNENVTQEKGLSSKPKPLFLLVPEVGIEPTWTQGPLDFESSASTSFTTPAFNQKIIIKT
- a CDS encoding hypothetical protein (Evidence 5 : Unknown function), whose amino-acid sequence is MDRCPIRKSCFVFTGLPCSVPFLRDRSRFFQTRQIALWTIFKKSHVCAEPTFGSPHKQTYKSSPRSAGKLFTGWKSATINVT
- a CDS encoding putative Beta-lactamase domain protein (Evidence 3 : Putative function from multiple computational evidences), which produces MKTRLSILCDNCIMGSGFIGEHGFSVLIERDGERSLFDTGPGLSLPLNLKRFKTDLKGLSRIFISHGHYDHTGGLEYAVGQAGLVEIVAHPDVFARHMVEDPSRGDTAPRYIGCPFTRESLEAKGARFRFLDHTEEAAPGIWFLAGLNPPVERRPKDDRLLLEQEGRIGPDLIPDDASLLIQTDKGPILLLGCAHAGVLNILDYLEHDMGIHRLHAILGGTHLMFYGPETVPAFAERIRQFSVSLLAVSHCTGLGPTLELARLLGDRFTIAAVGRVFDL
- a CDS encoding hypothetical protein (Evidence 5 : Unknown function), whose product is MTASHALSQLSYSPKIFLTYQMLNDKVNMLLT
- a CDS encoding hypothetical protein (Evidence 5 : Unknown function); this encodes MRVYGMKYARYAALILCDDVREEVGGKLSMMGIYHKDVVLPQMPMVLRSLCVCVILNAVKNIFTKCRFVLSLPGNKPLTVNLETEMEGKLGSDVVISSIIANIPVKSSGKAKIQFFFENDSRASLVRDFDVLLKTDPKRSQQQIS